The following are encoded together in the Bos indicus x Bos taurus breed Angus x Brahman F1 hybrid chromosome 24, Bos_hybrid_MaternalHap_v2.0, whole genome shotgun sequence genome:
- the RNF165 gene encoding E3 ubiquitin-protein ligase RNF165: protein MVLVHVGYLVLPVFGSVRNRGAPFQRSQLPHATSCRHFHLGPPQPQQLAPDFPLAHPVQSQPGLSAHMAPAHQHSGALHQSLTPLPTLQFQDVTGPSFLPQALHQQYLLQQQLLEAQHRRLVSHPRRSQERVSVHPHRLHPSFDFGHQLQTPQPRYLAEGTDWDLSVDAGLSSAQFQVRPVPQHYQHYLATLRMHHFPRNSSSTQMVVHEIRNYPYPQLHFLALQGLNPSRHTSAVRESYEELLQLEDRLGNVTRGAVQNTIERFTFPHKYKKRRPQDGKGKKEEGEESDTDEKCTICLSLLEDGEDVRRLPCMHLFHQLCVDQWLAMSKKCPICRVDIETQLGADS, encoded by the exons GTGCCCCCTTTCAAAGGTCTCAGCTTCCTCACGCTACCTCCTGCCGGCACTTCCACCTGGGCCCCCCGCAGCCGCAGCAGCTCGCTCCCGACTTCCCCCTGGCCCACCCCGTGCAGTCGCAGCCGGGCCTCAGCGCCCACATGGCCCCGGCCCACCAGCACAGCGGCGCCCTGCACCAGTCGCTGACCCCGCTGCCCACCCTGCAGTTCCAGGACGTCACAGGTCCCTCCTTCCTACCTCAGGCCCTGCACCAGCAATACCTcctgcagcagcagctcctggaaGCCCAGCACCGCCGGCTTGTCTCGCACCCCAG GCGGAGTCAGGAGCGCGTGTCTGTCCATCCCCACCGCCTCCACCCCAGCTTCGACTTCGGCCACCAACTACAGACACCTCAGCCCAGGTATTTGGCTGAGGGCACTGACTG GGATCTCAGTGTGGACGCCGGCTTGAGCTCTGCTCAGTTCCAGGTGCGGCCCGTCCCTCAGCACTATCAGCATTACCTAGCAACTCTTCGAATGCACCATTTCCCCCGAAACTCCTCCTCCACGCAGATG GTCGTCCACGAAATCCGAAACTACCCTTACCCTCAGCTTCACTTCCTTGCTCtccagggactgaatcccagCAGACACACCTCCGCTGTGCGGGAGAGCTATGAG GAGCTGCTGCAGCTCGAGGACAGGCTGGGAAACGTGACTCGGGGGGCAGTACAGAACACCATCGAGAGGTTCACCTTCCCCCACAAGTACAAGAAG CGAAGACCCCAGGATGGGAAGGgcaagaaggaggagggagaggagtcaGACACCGATGAGAAATGCACGATCTGCCTGTCTCTGCTGGAAGATGGGGAAGATGTGAG GCGCCTCCCCTGTATGCATCTCTTTCATCAACTGTGTGTGGACCAGTGGCTCGCCATGAGCAAGAAATGCCCCATCTGCCGAGTGGACATTGAGACACAACTGGGAGCCGACAGCTGA